The Leucobacter viscericola genome includes a window with the following:
- a CDS encoding DUF2017 family protein, translating into MKLQPLPEGGLRLLLNYDEAAMLDQLITQLMQLLQSHSGTALDPDPLFASLEIGGSEEVPEDPALARLFPNAYEGDEQSSQFRRVTEQGLLNRKLQDAAQVSSALGLGGGLPDEDTQFEVDILASTLPAWVKTITALRLAIAARIGLNTAEDHDRLLSEEETRGTVLVFDWLAAILESALMMRLSRDEDDEASDGVGSTPV; encoded by the coding sequence ATGAAACTCCAACCACTGCCCGAAGGCGGCTTGCGGCTCCTCCTCAACTACGACGAAGCCGCGATGCTCGACCAACTCATCACCCAGCTCATGCAGTTGCTGCAGAGCCACAGTGGAACAGCTCTCGACCCCGACCCGTTGTTCGCAAGCCTCGAAATTGGTGGCTCAGAAGAGGTCCCGGAAGATCCGGCTCTTGCTCGGTTGTTTCCAAACGCCTACGAAGGAGATGAGCAGTCTTCGCAGTTTCGTCGGGTTACCGAGCAGGGACTCCTCAACCGAAAGCTTCAAGACGCAGCCCAGGTGTCGTCGGCGCTCGGACTCGGCGGGGGTTTGCCCGACGAAGACACACAGTTTGAGGTCGACATTCTGGCATCAACGCTGCCCGCCTGGGTAAAAACCATCACGGCCCTGCGTCTCGCCATCGCGGCAAGGATCGGGCTGAACACGGCTGAGGATCACGATCGCCTGCTCTCAGAGGAAGAAACCCGCGGCACAGTGCTGGTGTTCGACTGGCTCGCAGCGATCCTGGAATCAGCACTCATGATGAGGCTGTCACGAGACGAAGACGACGAAGCCAGTGACGGCGTCGGGAGCACCCCCGTCTAA
- the dinB gene encoding DNA polymerase IV — MDGPKREIASMLHVDMDSFFVSVELLDRPELRGLPVAAAHDTGRSVVSSASYEARRFGVRSAMPIARAKQLCPQLVLIPPTYEKYRKASHAVMRIFEEFTPLVEPLSIDEAFLDVAGSVRLFGSPFEIARQLRERIREQTGLPASVGLAGTKFIAKLASQRAKPDGILEIPPERTLEFLHPLPISAMWGVGQATERALSSRAIHTVGDLAREPLASLRQVVGEASAQKLHLLANGYDARGVETTRIEKSIGHEETFAFDEPNPEVLRRELLRLSTRTAERLRAAGVEARTVAIKVRWANFETLSRSRTLQEATNATQRIYQTASELFDGLNAVGKPVRLIGVRAEQLVAEGSDAAALWSDDEDWRAVDQAVDEVRSRFGSSGVTSASLLTERGPVVDPRSLQNPS, encoded by the coding sequence ATGGATGGTCCGAAACGCGAGATTGCGTCAATGCTGCACGTTGACATGGACTCGTTTTTTGTGTCGGTTGAGCTCTTGGATCGGCCGGAGCTGCGAGGGCTTCCGGTGGCCGCTGCTCACGACACCGGGCGCTCTGTTGTCTCGAGTGCGAGCTACGAGGCGCGTCGTTTTGGGGTGAGGTCGGCTATGCCGATCGCGCGCGCAAAGCAGCTGTGCCCGCAACTGGTTCTCATCCCGCCGACGTATGAAAAATATCGCAAGGCCTCACACGCCGTGATGCGCATTTTTGAGGAGTTCACGCCGCTGGTTGAACCGCTCAGCATCGACGAGGCATTTTTAGACGTGGCAGGATCCGTGCGTCTCTTTGGGTCGCCGTTTGAGATCGCCCGACAGCTGCGCGAACGGATCCGAGAGCAAACGGGGCTTCCCGCCTCCGTGGGTCTCGCCGGCACAAAGTTCATTGCCAAGCTGGCTTCGCAACGCGCAAAACCCGACGGCATTCTCGAGATCCCACCCGAGCGCACACTTGAGTTTCTGCACCCACTTCCCATCTCGGCGATGTGGGGAGTGGGGCAAGCAACAGAACGAGCCCTGAGCTCGCGGGCGATCCACACAGTTGGAGACCTTGCCCGAGAGCCACTCGCGTCACTCCGGCAGGTTGTGGGTGAGGCAAGCGCACAAAAACTTCACCTGCTGGCCAACGGTTACGACGCGCGCGGGGTGGAGACAACGCGGATCGAAAAGAGCATCGGCCACGAAGAGACCTTCGCTTTTGACGAGCCAAACCCAGAGGTGCTGCGCCGTGAGCTACTTCGGCTCTCAACCCGCACGGCCGAGCGGCTTCGCGCGGCGGGTGTCGAGGCGCGCACGGTGGCGATCAAGGTGCGCTGGGCGAACTTTGAAACGCTGAGCCGATCCCGAACCTTGCAAGAGGCAACAAACGCGACCCAGCGCATTTACCAGACCGCCAGCGAGCTTTTTGATGGCCTCAACGCGGTGGGCAAACCCGTCAGGCTCATCGGTGTGCGGGCTGAACAGTTGGTTGCGGAGGGGAGTGATGCGGCGGCGCTGTGGAGCGATGACGAGGACTGGCGAGCCGTCGATCAGGCGGTCGACGAGGTGCGCAGTCGATTTGGCAGCAGCGGGGTCACCTCTGCAAGCCTGCTCACGGAAAGGGGGCCGGTAGTAGACCCAAGGTCACTGCAGAACCCGAGTTAG
- a CDS encoding glycerol-3-phosphate dehydrogenase/oxidase, which produces MSKLRHTVQQLRDRPTADVLIIGGGINGIATFRELALQGVDVALVERNDFVSGASAASSHMVHGGVRYLENGELRLVKEAVQERNRLIRNAPHYVAPLLTTIPIFKTFSGVLTAPFRLLVSHGRGKPRERGALLIKIGLMIYDTFSRGGGRVPRHRFHGRERSLRELPRLNSRIKYTASYYDASMHEPERLALDVLYDGIAAGAAPKTGENNTARAANYVSVVGLTEGSGAGDSGPNEGSSVLLRDEVSGEEFSLSARLIINTSGPWTDLTNTALGRPTNFMGGTKGSHIVLDNPELLAATAEREIFFEHSDGRVVLIYPLKGRVLVGTTDINADPSEQPVCTDDEVDYFFELIGHVFPGISVDRSQIVYTFSGIRPLPRHDDTVPGFVSRDYRIEHGAVGGVPLLSLVGGKWTTFRALAEHLGDTALQIIRVPRTSSTRNTAIGGGAGFPKEKSARKIWISRNANGHSRELVELMLKRYGTRASELLAAIPTAPKELTGAPGHFREELEYVAGHEDVVHLDDVILRRTSLAFTGGLTREALTEIAAAIAPAFGWSAAAQKREVSRAAQILLDVHRVELGSTGIAPAPTTDGATHVSV; this is translated from the coding sequence ATGAGCAAACTGCGTCACACAGTTCAGCAGCTTCGAGATCGCCCGACTGCCGACGTGCTGATCATAGGTGGTGGAATCAACGGCATCGCCACCTTTCGCGAGCTGGCGCTCCAGGGAGTTGATGTCGCGCTCGTGGAGAGAAACGACTTTGTCTCGGGAGCCTCGGCCGCGTCGAGCCACATGGTTCACGGTGGTGTGCGCTACCTCGAAAACGGTGAACTCCGCCTCGTGAAAGAGGCGGTGCAAGAACGAAACCGTCTGATTCGCAACGCACCGCACTACGTGGCCCCGCTGCTCACAACAATTCCGATCTTTAAGACTTTTTCAGGGGTACTTACGGCACCGTTCCGGCTGCTGGTTTCGCACGGTCGCGGCAAACCACGCGAGCGCGGTGCCCTACTCATCAAAATCGGACTGATGATCTACGACACCTTTTCGCGGGGCGGCGGACGAGTTCCTCGCCACCGTTTTCACGGCCGAGAGCGGTCGCTTCGAGAACTCCCCCGCTTAAATTCGCGGATCAAATACACCGCGAGCTATTACGACGCTTCAATGCACGAGCCTGAGCGCCTCGCACTCGATGTGCTCTACGACGGCATCGCAGCGGGCGCGGCACCCAAAACCGGTGAGAACAACACCGCGAGGGCAGCAAACTACGTCTCCGTGGTTGGGCTCACGGAAGGCTCGGGAGCAGGCGACTCTGGCCCGAACGAGGGCAGCTCGGTGCTTCTGCGAGACGAAGTCAGCGGAGAAGAGTTCTCGCTATCAGCGCGCCTCATTATCAACACGAGCGGCCCCTGGACCGACCTCACAAACACCGCGCTCGGCCGCCCCACGAACTTTATGGGCGGCACGAAGGGCTCGCACATCGTGTTAGACAATCCAGAGCTTCTAGCGGCGACTGCCGAACGCGAGATCTTTTTTGAGCACTCAGACGGTCGAGTGGTGCTCATTTACCCCCTGAAGGGTCGCGTGTTGGTCGGCACGACCGACATCAACGCTGACCCTAGCGAGCAGCCGGTGTGCACTGACGACGAGGTTGACTACTTCTTCGAGCTGATAGGTCACGTGTTTCCTGGCATCTCGGTTGACCGCTCGCAGATCGTTTATACGTTCTCAGGGATCCGGCCGCTCCCGCGGCACGATGACACCGTCCCTGGCTTTGTCTCACGCGACTACCGCATTGAGCACGGCGCAGTAGGTGGCGTTCCTCTCCTCAGCCTGGTTGGGGGCAAGTGGACAACATTTCGGGCCCTCGCAGAACACCTCGGTGACACAGCACTTCAGATCATTCGAGTGCCACGCACCTCAAGCACACGCAACACAGCCATCGGCGGCGGCGCTGGCTTCCCGAAGGAGAAGTCCGCCCGAAAGATCTGGATCTCACGCAATGCCAACGGACACAGTCGCGAACTCGTTGAACTGATGCTCAAGCGCTACGGAACTCGGGCTTCAGAGCTACTCGCCGCGATTCCAACCGCCCCGAAGGAGCTGACGGGGGCGCCCGGGCACTTCCGTGAGGAGCTGGAATATGTCGCGGGGCACGAAGACGTGGTGCACCTCGACGACGTGATCCTGAGACGAACCTCTCTGGCGTTCACCGGAGGTCTCACCCGCGAGGCTCTTACGGAGATCGCCGCGGCGATCGCACCCGCGTTCGGGTGGAGTGCGGCGGCACAAAAGCGTGAGGTGAGCCGAGCGGCACAGATCCTGCTCGATGTCCACCGCGTCGAACTGGGCAGCACCGGGATCGCACCAGCACCAACAACAGACGGAGCAACTCATGTCAGCGTCTAA
- the glpK gene encoding glycerol kinase GlpK, with protein sequence MSASNTPQYVIAIDQGTTSTRAIVFDHDGSVVSVGQKEHEQIMPQAGHVEHDAVQIWQNVQEVIGTALGRGDVTDRNIAAIGITNQRETTVVWDRHTGVPVYNAIVWQDTRTQAMVDRLAEDGGADRFKAITGLPLTSYFSASKIAWILDNVEGARARAEAGDLLFGTTDCWVLWNLTGGADGGVHLTDVTNASRTLLMDLTTLAWRDDLLAAFNIPRSMMPEIRSSSEVYGEAEYSSLLRGTPIAGILGDQQAATFGQAAFGPGESKNTYGTGCFLMFQTGEEIVHSANGLITTVGYKLGDGPTHYALEGSIAVAGSLIQWLRDQLGLIHSASEVEKLARSVPDNGGIYVVPAFSGLFAPYWRPDARGAIVGLTRYSNRGHFARAALEAVAFQTRDVLDAVNADVSASGGVPLTELRVDGGMVANEMLMQFQADVLGVPVVRPVVAETTALGAAYAAGLAVGFWSGLEELRANWREDHRWSPSLAADERDRQLRLWRKAVTKSMDWIDDDTEPATEA encoded by the coding sequence ATGTCAGCGTCTAACACTCCCCAGTACGTGATCGCGATCGATCAGGGCACCACTTCCACTCGCGCAATCGTCTTTGATCACGACGGCAGTGTTGTCTCCGTCGGCCAGAAAGAGCACGAGCAGATCATGCCCCAGGCGGGTCATGTCGAGCACGACGCAGTTCAGATCTGGCAGAACGTGCAAGAGGTTATTGGCACGGCGCTCGGCAGAGGCGATGTGACCGATCGCAATATTGCGGCGATTGGGATCACGAACCAGCGTGAAACCACGGTGGTGTGGGATCGGCACACCGGCGTGCCCGTCTATAACGCAATCGTGTGGCAAGACACTCGAACGCAGGCGATGGTCGACCGGCTCGCGGAAGACGGCGGCGCTGATCGGTTCAAGGCGATCACTGGCCTGCCACTCACGAGCTACTTCTCCGCCTCCAAGATCGCGTGGATTCTGGACAACGTAGAGGGTGCACGCGCACGCGCAGAGGCTGGCGACCTACTATTTGGCACAACCGATTGCTGGGTGCTCTGGAACCTCACCGGCGGAGCCGACGGTGGTGTGCACCTCACCGATGTCACCAACGCGTCTCGCACGCTGCTCATGGATCTCACGACGCTCGCCTGGCGAGATGACCTTCTGGCAGCCTTCAATATCCCGCGCTCTATGATGCCTGAGATCCGCTCGTCTTCCGAGGTGTACGGCGAGGCCGAGTACTCCTCGCTGTTGCGAGGAACACCCATCGCCGGCATTCTTGGCGATCAGCAGGCGGCCACGTTTGGTCAGGCGGCATTTGGGCCGGGCGAATCAAAGAACACCTACGGCACCGGTTGTTTCCTCATGTTCCAAACCGGCGAAGAAATCGTGCACTCGGCGAACGGGCTCATCACGACCGTTGGCTACAAACTTGGGGATGGCCCCACCCACTATGCACTCGAGGGGTCGATCGCTGTCGCGGGCTCACTCATTCAGTGGCTGCGGGATCAGCTCGGTCTGATCCACTCAGCCTCCGAGGTAGAAAAACTCGCGCGTTCCGTCCCAGACAACGGCGGTATCTATGTGGTGCCCGCTTTCTCCGGTTTGTTCGCACCGTACTGGCGCCCCGACGCTCGCGGTGCGATCGTTGGGCTCACGCGGTACTCCAACCGCGGGCACTTCGCTCGCGCGGCGCTTGAGGCCGTTGCGTTCCAGACGCGAGACGTGCTCGACGCTGTCAACGCCGACGTGTCGGCCTCTGGAGGAGTGCCCCTCACAGAGTTGCGTGTCGACGGAGGCATGGTCGCAAACGAGATGCTCATGCAGTTTCAGGCAGATGTATTGGGTGTGCCTGTCGTGCGCCCCGTCGTCGCTGAAACCACCGCGCTCGGGGCCGCCTATGCAGCGGGCCTCGCGGTCGGCTTCTGGTCGGGGCTCGAAGAACTGCGTGCGAACTGGCGCGAGGATCATCGCTGGTCGCCGTCACTGGCGGCCGACGAGCGTGACCGCCAGCTCCGACTGTGGCGCAAGGCAGTCACGAAATCGATGGACTGGATCGACGACGACACAGAACCAGCCACGGAGGCCTAA
- a CDS encoding TetR/AcrR family transcriptional regulator, whose product MPESVNATGVELRKRQTRRALSRHARRLTIEHGLSGFTIEQVCELAGVSRRTFFNYFPSKEDAVVGGAEEIDPSILDTFMRARPEGITGISPTLADDLIALAIDAIGEFGDFDEFDDPRLVIAREPQLLDRFIGAGEEAERELAVLIQNREGLGADDPAVAMMVGLFTTLVWRTAYRFFQPDNQTPLAELLAESLETARTLFTQ is encoded by the coding sequence GTGCCCGAAAGTGTAAATGCAACTGGTGTCGAGCTGCGCAAGCGGCAGACCCGCCGCGCGTTAAGCAGACACGCACGGCGTCTGACAATTGAACATGGACTGAGTGGCTTCACAATCGAACAGGTTTGTGAGCTCGCCGGAGTCAGCCGCCGCACCTTCTTCAACTACTTTCCCAGCAAAGAAGATGCCGTTGTGGGTGGGGCTGAAGAGATTGATCCCTCCATCTTGGACACGTTCATGCGTGCCAGGCCAGAGGGGATCACCGGCATATCCCCCACACTCGCTGACGACCTCATCGCACTCGCCATCGATGCAATAGGTGAATTTGGCGATTTCGATGAGTTTGACGATCCCCGCCTCGTCATCGCACGCGAGCCACAGCTGCTCGACCGCTTTATCGGAGCGGGGGAAGAGGCCGAGCGTGAGCTCGCAGTGCTCATCCAAAACCGGGAAGGTCTCGGTGCAGACGATCCTGCCGTTGCAATGATGGTGGGACTCTTCACCACACTTGTCTGGCGCACCGCATACCGTTTTTTCCAACCCGATAACCAAACCCCACTTGCTGAGCTACTCGCAGAGTCTCTCGAGACAGCTCGCACGCTGTTCACGCAATAA
- a CDS encoding MDR family MFS transporter, with protein sequence MTSLTANPVLLTQRRIWIIFSALIAGMLLSSLDQTIVSTAMPTIVGQLGGVEHQAWITTAYLLATTIVMPIYGKFGDVLGRRNLFLIAIALFTLASVGCAFAGNFWMFVVFRAIQGLGGGGLMILSQAIIADIVPASERGKYMGPLGGIFGLSAVAGPLLGGYFVDHMTWQWAFYINIPVGIIAFAIAWFTLTIPTHKAAKRIDIAGVVLLSIATTCLIFFTDFGGNKDHGWGALETWAWGAGLLIAAAAFVWVESRAEDPIIPLSLFRNPIFLNTTAIGFTLGLGMFAAIAFVPTFLQMASGTSAAVSGLLMIPMMVGMLGTSISSGIIVSKTGRYKMFPIIGTLVTAGSMLAMTTLTATTPIWLICVYLFFFGAGLGLIMQIMVLVVQNAVPPTEVGTATSTNNYFREVGASLGVAIFGVMFTTRLSDNLLGVFTKSGADPSAAEQATKTLDPSILADLPETVRDGIVNAYADSLAPVFWYLIPFLLIAFVLSLFLKEIPLSHESGMVARGEAIDGEEALEAERALLAEKRGEKVPEPQGEKVGTSTGATPLP encoded by the coding sequence ATGACCTCCCTCACCGCAAATCCGGTGCTGCTCACTCAACGGCGCATCTGGATTATCTTCTCGGCACTCATCGCCGGGATGCTGCTGTCGAGCCTCGACCAGACCATCGTCTCCACCGCAATGCCGACAATCGTCGGGCAGCTCGGCGGCGTGGAACACCAGGCCTGGATCACCACGGCATACCTGCTGGCGACCACCATCGTGATGCCGATCTACGGCAAGTTTGGTGATGTGCTCGGTCGACGCAACCTCTTTTTGATCGCGATCGCACTCTTTACCCTCGCTTCAGTGGGTTGCGCGTTCGCAGGTAACTTCTGGATGTTTGTGGTCTTCCGCGCAATTCAGGGCCTCGGTGGCGGCGGTCTTATGATCCTCTCGCAGGCGATTATCGCCGACATTGTTCCGGCCTCAGAGCGCGGCAAGTACATGGGCCCGCTCGGCGGCATCTTTGGTCTCTCGGCCGTTGCCGGCCCCCTTCTCGGCGGCTACTTCGTCGATCACATGACCTGGCAGTGGGCGTTCTACATCAACATTCCGGTCGGAATCATTGCCTTCGCTATCGCCTGGTTCACCCTCACGATTCCCACCCACAAGGCCGCGAAACGCATCGACATTGCCGGTGTTGTGCTGCTCTCGATCGCAACAACCTGCCTCATCTTCTTCACCGATTTCGGTGGCAATAAGGATCATGGCTGGGGCGCTCTTGAGACCTGGGCCTGGGGAGCCGGACTGCTGATCGCGGCTGCCGCGTTTGTGTGGGTCGAGTCGCGCGCCGAAGATCCGATCATCCCACTGTCGCTCTTCCGCAACCCGATCTTCTTGAACACCACCGCGATCGGCTTCACGCTCGGACTCGGTATGTTCGCTGCGATCGCGTTTGTGCCCACATTCCTGCAGATGGCCTCGGGCACATCCGCCGCAGTCTCAGGCCTGCTGATGATCCCGATGATGGTGGGCATGCTGGGCACCTCGATCAGCTCCGGCATCATCGTGTCAAAGACCGGGCGCTACAAGATGTTCCCGATTATCGGCACACTCGTGACCGCCGGTTCAATGCTCGCGATGACCACACTCACCGCGACAACCCCGATCTGGCTGATCTGCGTGTACCTGTTCTTCTTCGGCGCTGGTCTCGGCCTCATCATGCAGATAATGGTGCTCGTGGTTCAGAACGCGGTCCCCCCGACCGAGGTTGGCACCGCCACCAGCACAAACAACTACTTCCGCGAGGTTGGCGCCTCACTCGGTGTCGCGATCTTCGGTGTCATGTTCACCACCAGGCTCTCCGACAACCTGCTCGGTGTGTTCACCAAGTCGGGTGCGGATCCGAGCGCGGCCGAGCAGGCGACAAAGACCCTGGATCCCTCGATCCTCGCGGATCTGCCCGAGACCGTGCGTGACGGCATCGTGAATGCGTACGCAGATTCCCTCGCACCCGTGTTCTGGTATCTGATCCCGTTCCTGCTGATCGCGTTTGTGCTCTCGCTGTTCCTCAAGGAAATCCCGCTCTCACACGAGTCCGGTATGGTCGCTCGCGGTGAGGCCATCGACGGCGAGGAGGCCCTTGAGGCCGAGCGTGCACTCCTCGCGGAGAAGCGCGGTGAGAAGGTCCCGGAGCCGCAAGGCGAGAAGGTAGGCACCTCCACGGGAGCGACTCCGCTCCCCTAG
- a CDS encoding DUF2165 domain-containing protein produces MNTHTAGEQGWKKLGTLPFAAAVFVFVNALYIFLVALGNITDYGTNFAFVQHVLSMDTTNFGQPAGKGLDPDVMWRAIDNPVLWHLGYIGVILIESIAAIVLIIAFVDFMRAIFGSASFARARRWASLGLVLIVLLFAGGFIAVGGEWFQMWRSTDWNGLDPAIRNAMLAGIGLVLLHLPSPAWAKGESAEPASQH; encoded by the coding sequence ATGAACACTCACACCGCTGGGGAGCAGGGGTGGAAGAAGCTGGGCACGCTTCCATTTGCTGCGGCCGTCTTTGTTTTTGTCAACGCGCTTTATATCTTTTTAGTCGCGCTCGGAAACATCACCGATTACGGTACGAACTTCGCGTTTGTACAGCACGTGCTGTCGATGGACACCACCAATTTTGGCCAGCCCGCTGGTAAGGGGCTCGATCCCGATGTCATGTGGCGCGCCATCGACAACCCGGTGCTTTGGCATCTCGGTTACATTGGCGTGATCCTGATCGAATCTATTGCTGCGATCGTGCTGATCATCGCGTTTGTCGACTTTATGCGCGCCATCTTCGGCTCGGCGAGTTTCGCGCGAGCTCGCCGCTGGGCAAGCCTCGGGCTCGTACTGATCGTTCTGCTCTTCGCCGGCGGATTTATCGCGGTGGGCGGGGAGTGGTTCCAGATGTGGCGATCCACGGACTGGAATGGGCTCGACCCCGCGATTCGAAACGCCATGCTCGCGGGCATTGGTCTCGTGCTGCTTCACCTACCGAGCCCTGCCTGGGCAAAAGGCGAAAGCGCCGAGCCCGCGTCCCAGCACTGA